A portion of the Manihot esculenta cultivar AM560-2 chromosome 2, M.esculenta_v8, whole genome shotgun sequence genome contains these proteins:
- the LOC110609641 gene encoding uncharacterized protein LOC110609641 isoform X1, whose translation MDFYSLKRKQLQALCKKHGIPANTTNLEMAERLTASLKVNGIATSEEGNEKNSKDAPKKLKKVRFRPDNETREYVPSAYRKPEGRRRRATLVNPVSKELGQSNLSENVVRKKRERGSEKIESDCRITRSRARVDNETFSVLQKSRASQEGEASKNIARDSVEARKGFRRSKRNMAKCTDSEIMKVDVVSRITRSGAQFAGNSSTVGGKGENEVFGVAKECEGAVRIKKLSEGLSRNGSRRKSVAQHNDEVESYGQEVLKEARKKSMNLNFANVNEVNASLASTERTEKVSITAAGQRRSRRKAAVVNSTAAIDEHGIGESIGKVKKSNENVLREDAKVSNELRRSTRNASRQCSVANFNKMNEIADSVGNIGQLKRKREAIKETEATLDGSLVGEPPRRSALEALKSGLVGLSAACKSVEEKATENMKNANDITISQLSEVDGLTTGESGFKTFEKRKVSKSKARGKTCIATVGVSALHSATKFEKNLASTPVLLASAATEQASSIENVSGKDAEVSNKLQSSTGNASRQILVPTFNEMNEIADSNGKVGQLKRKRDAVKGTKAYLDGSLDGEPPSGSTQVSESGFVGLSEPCISVEEKATEHIENANCINISPSEDNGLTVPEAAFKSFEKRGESKIKTRGKRSIATLDVSTLYSGTGEEIDSATSLEENLASTPLVLTSSYTEEASLVVGNSQAINANNVVLVNDIGKLVSDTKGGVDDQSCQSLEIYANLASDNSTELELAKFQEKACDVASPSGGFSSANQFALAGESCNLSGLEKGLAREQMSTDKDACAVSDGISNNSIEVDGISVQKDGVCGLEGTEQDGIKDEIKHNVVPSNREWLPAVSAEIVTKSTNNVCLESNKTVTPNSDCGDGKNGVCGLQGTEQDGIKDEIKHNVVPYNRRWLPAVSTEIVTKSTNNVCLESNKTIMPNSDCGDGKNALVRMVPYALPQFYFENLEDRNMSNTAMLKNSNDEVLRKHEAVRETEASLDGSLVREPPRRSTLEALESDSVGLSTPCKSVEGKETKHIKNPLSEENGLTMPEVAFKSFEKEGESKFKTRGKRSKPAEDVFALRSGIGEERDNASKLRKNLASTPLLLASAATDVEASKAVRKPEAINDNNVIMAHDLGKLFSNTKGGIDDQSCQSVPLEIWASLDNHNSTALKLVKTIACDVTSPYVGFSSSNQYAFKDAGERSKTSGLKKGLAREQMSTSKDACYDSDGVSGNSTEVDRIAIQEDGVSGLERTEQDDIRDGTGRSLPAVRAEIATKSIKNVYQESNETVTPNSNCEDAKSILERMVPDALPKLYFENLEEGNMSNPATTKNFNDEVLREQNFGDCMAGKGASFDSNGGKPFFSEAPSTLDVLKLPSNEFRHYEEMVIESNCGVDAVTDVPMTKYWDAVINMVGNQSMDGEPKPEVEQHDKKSKDSEDLVNGKFVEEPLNAAQCDQVVREGNVEGAWVDKLSDNGDGEEVPTKVNDNFSESLTKSIFREREYFGGENVSQFPECITGVDGMEKKEVKCKVSDSIVDTTVTINGYHMDDEAADVHDIIYENAEINASETCMMTIEMQEAPSGGILQKNETMEPGKEILDCEDELLKVNDAGAIALSEVASTDFGGLDKRPDGATVKAVELENLEEKCGSELDISDHIAFGIDVKAAEANEKVENMDGNLKGKDFNSEAEQESDNIVFSSHETASLNIQVESAIVTNWEVNLIQGNGEQNREIISDEDLLDNNSMIKDSGHVMHAEEAQVEKSEEVTEDSLVNEDSGHTVLIKDVTNIQKLAQFAEMHFSEALPSVRKEPTVDLGLDQASFINQEIIDIQNCEDEKVENFSISAQEEVWAEEATVSGKGDDLVKCNANRAPENNISYSGSEGDTENRACAEDEEVCTPTTGKIDIPKEVAVGETVLSDCPDKKSHEMARSELQTIISNCSNWEDYQPAENLLFADTCFGKPEFASGSSFTQQNAIAEASSEEFKEQVKEKDDTIIGEYGTAQRSGRDLNDPIDGSSLGNRSSCPQEVAKDQLNVPHDSVNESDFMNDVDYATLNKRSCENESKIHSSEAGEARHLHKLDDEVPSVVEPKTTVDFENLVALPAFKSELLINCSTISAVCSSPYHESEALVMTSEVAEESKVQDNMPAKTDDTQGSIVCKFQENESVNVEHFNVFSQNEIFVQDAKATAFCDAATMEQTLKSDPCNLKPDNIGNLNVEDVGEAKESTKDMPKMGEALDKSPGFTTSGVGQDITAVDGHGLQRKLQVPLKPSSHPEKEDELNVYGVRLMMTRKSNIISLIQGTPQKALDANVMKENAPSTKRQRVGEVTAPKTLPKRRPLEDLKKQ comes from the exons ATGGATTTTTATTCCTTGAAAAGAAAGCAACTCCAAGCCCTCTGCAAGAAGCATGGCATTCCTGCAAATACAACAAACCTCGAAATGGCTGAGCGTTTGACTGCCTCGCTCAAG GTAAATGGAATTGCCACTTCTGAAGAAGGTAATGAGAAAAATTCTAAGGATGCACCGAAGAAGTTGAAGAAAGTTAGGTTCAGACCTGATAACGAAACCCGGGAATATGTGCCTTCGGCATATCGAAAGccagaagggagaagaaggagGGCAACTTTGGTTAATCCTGTGTCCAAGGAATTGGGACAAAGCAATCTTTCTGAGAATGTTGTTAGAAagaagagggagaggggcagtgAGAAGATTGAAAGTGATTGTAGGATCACTCGGTCACGGGCTAGGGTTGATAATGAGACCTTTTCTGTGTTGCAGAAATCTAGAGCATCTCAAGAGGGAGAAGCAAGCAAAAACATTGCCAGGGATAGCGTTGAAGCTAGAAAGGGTTTCAGGAGATCAAAAAGAAATATGGCCAAATGTACAGACTCGGAAATAATGAAAGTTGATGTGGTTAGTAGGATCACAAGGTCTGGAGCTCAGTTTGCGGGGAATTCTTCTACAGTTGGTGGTAAAGGTGAAAATGAAGTTTTTGGCGTTGCGAAAGAATGTGAAGGGGCCGTTcggattaaaaaattatcagaGGGTTTAAGTAGAAATGGTTCTAGACGGAAATCTGTTGCACAACATAATGATGAGGTAGAAAGTTATGGTCAGGAGGTGTTAAAGGAGGCCAGAAAGAAatcaatgaatttaaattttgcaAATGTTAATGAAGTTAATGCTTCTTTAGCATCTACAGAACGCACGGAGAAGGTCTCTATAACCGCTGCTGGTCAACGGAGGTCCAGGCGCAAAGCTGCTGTGGTGAACTCTACTGCTGCCATTGATGAACATGGAATCGGAGAATCTATTGGAAAGGTTAAGAAATCAAATGAAAATGTCTTACGTGAAGATGCCAAAGTGTCCAATGAACTACGGAGGTCTACCAGGAATGCTTCTAGACAATGTTCGGTGGCTAACTTcaataaaatgaatgaaatcgCTGATAGTGTTGGAAATATTGGGCAACTGAAACGCAAACGAGAAGCAATTAAGGAGACAGAAGCCACACTGGATGGATCCTTGGTTGGGGAACCCCCAAGAAGATCTGCACTAGAAGCCTTAAAGAGTGGCTTGGTTGGACTTTCTGCAGCTTGTAAATCTGTTGAGGAGAAAGCAACAGAGAATATGAAGAATGCCAATGACATTACTATTTCACAGCTTAGTGAAGTGGATGGATTGACCACGGGAGAATCCGGCTTTAAAACCTTTGAGAAGAGAAAAGTATCCAAAAGCAAAGCCAGAGGAAAAACATGTATTGCTACTGTGGGTGTCTCGGCTTTGCATTCTGCAACAAAGTTTGAGAAGAATTTGGCTTCAACACCAGTTTTGCTGGCAAGTGCTGCTACAGAACAAGCATCATCAATTGAAAATGTTTCAGGAAAAGATGCCGAAGTGTCTAATAAACTGCAGAGTTCTACCGGGAATGCTTCTAGACAAATTTTGGTACCTACCTTTAATGAAATGAATGAAATTGCTGATAGTAATGGAAAGGTTGGGCAACTGAAACGAAAACGTGATGCAGTTAAAGGGACAAAAGCCTATCTAGATGGATCCTTAGATGGAGAACCTCCAAGCGGGTCTACACAAGTCTCAGAAAGTGGCTTTGTTGGACTTTCTGAACCTTGCATATCTGTTGAGGAAAAAGCAACAGAGCATATCGAGAATGCCAACTGCATTAATATTTCACCAAGTGAAGACAATGGATTGACTGTGCCAGAAGCTGCTTTTAAATCTTTTGAGAAGAGAGGAGAATCCAAAATCAAAACCAGAGGAAAAAGAAGCATTGCAACTTTGGATGTTTCGACTTTGTATTCTGGCACTGGGGAAGAGATAGATAGTGCGACAAGTTTAGAGGAGAATTTGGCTTCAACACCACTTGTGTTAACAAGTTCTTATACAGAAGAAGCGTCACTGGTTGTAGGGAACTCTCAGGCTATTAATGCTAACAACGTTGTTCTGGTAAATGACATAGGGAAACTGGTCTCAGATACCAAGGGAGGTGTAGACGACCAATCATGTCAGTCCTTGGAGATCTACGCAAATTTAGCTAGTGATAATTCAACTGAACTTGAGTTGGCAAAATTTCAAGAAAAAGCTTGTGATGTGGCTTCTCCATCTGGTGGCTTCTCATCTGCAAATCAATTTGCTTTGGCAG GTGAAAGCTGCAATCTTTCAGGATTGGAGAAAGGACTGGCAAGAGAACAAATGTCAACAGACAAGGATGCATGCGCTGTTAGTGATGGTATCAGCAATAATTCAATTGAAGTTGATGGGATATCTGTTCAGAAGGATGGAGTTTGTGGTCTAGAAGGGACTGAGCAGGATGGTATAAAAGATGAGATTAAGCACAATGTGGTTCCCTCTAATAGGGAATGGTTACCAGCTGTCAGTGCAGAGATTGTTACGAAGAGCACCAATAATGTGTGCCTGGAAAGTAATAAAACAGTAACTCCTAATTCTGATTGTGGGGATGGAAAGAATGGAGTTTGTGGTCTACAAGGGACTGAGCAGGATGGTATAAAAGATGAGATTAAGCACAATGTGGTTCCCTATAACAGGAGATGGTTACCAGCTGTCAGTACAGAGATTGTTACGAAGAGCACCAATAATGTGTGCCTGGAAAGTAATAAAACAATAATGCCTAATTCTGATTGTGGGGATGGAAAGAATGCTTTGGTACGAATGGTACCGTATGCTTTGCctcaattttattttgagaatctGGAAGATCGAAATATGAGCAACACTGCAATGCTAAAGAACTCCAATGATGAAGTGTTACGAAAACATGAAGCAGTTAGGGAGACAGAAGCCTCTCTGGATGGATCCTTGGTTAGAGAACCTCCAAGAAGATCTACATTAGAAGCCTTAGAAAGTGATTCGGTTGGGCTTTCTACACCTTGCAAATCTGTTGAGGGGAAAGAAACAAAGCATATCAAGAATCCACTAAGTGAAGAAAATGGATTGACTATGCCAGAAGTTGCTTTTAAAAGCTTTGAGAAGGAAGGGGAATCCAAATTTAAAACTAGAGGAAAAAGAAGTAAGCCAGCTGAGGATGTTTTCGCTTTGCGTTCTGGCATTGGGGAAGAGAGAGATAATGCATCAAAATTAAGGAAGAATTTGGCTTCAACACCACTCCTGTTGGCAAGTGCTGCTACAGACGTAGAAGCATCAAAGGCTGTAAGGAAGCCTGAGGCTATTAATGATAACAACGTTATTATGGCACATGACCTGGGGAAATTGTTCTCAAATACTAAGGGAGGTATAGATGATCAATCATGTCAATCAGTGCCCCTGGAGATCTGGGCAAGTTTAGATAATCATAATTCAACTGCACTTAAATTGGTAAAAACAATAGCTTGTGACGTAACTTCTCCATATGTTGGCTTCTCATCATCAAATCAATATGCTTTTAAAG ATGCAGGTGAAAGATCCAAGACCTCAGGATTGAAGAAAGGGCTGGCAAGAGAACAAATGTCAACAAGCAAGGATGCATGCTATGATAGTGATGGTGTCAGTGGCAATTCAACTGAAGTTGATAGGATAGCTATTCAGGAGGATGGAGTCTCTGGTCTAGAAAGGACAGAGCAGGATGATATAAGAGATGGTACTGGGAGATCGTTACCAGCAGTCAGAGCAGAGATTGCTACCAAGAGCATAAAAAATGTGTACCAGGAAAGTAATGAAACAGTAACGCCTAATTCTAATTGTGAGGATGCAAAGAGTATTTTGGAAAGAATGGTACCCGATGCTTTGCCAaaactttattttgaaaatcTGGAAGAGGGAAACATGAGCAATCCTGCAACGACAAAGAACTTCAATGACGAAGTTTTACGTGAGCAAAATTTTGGGGATTGCATGGCTGGGAAAGGAGCTAGTTTTGATAGTAATGGTGGCAAACCATTTTTTTCGGAAGCACCATCAACATTAGATGTCCTAAAACTGCCTTCTAATGAATTTCGCCATTATGAAGAGATGGTTATAGAGAGCAACTGCGGTGTTGATGCTGTCACGGATGTGCCTATGACCAAGTATTGGGATGCAGTTATAAATATGGTAGGTAACCAAAGTATGGATGGAGAGCCTAAGCCAGAGGTTGAACAGCATGACAAGAAGTCCAAGGATTCTGAGGACCTGGTCAATGGTAAGTTTGTGGAGGAACCGTTGAATGCAGCACAGTGCGATCAGGTTGTAAGGGAGGGTAATGTAGAGGGTGCTTGGGTAGATAAGCTTTCTGACAATGGTGATGGGGAGGAAGTTCCTACCAAGGTTAATGACAATTTTAGTGAAAGTTTGACTAAGAGCATTTTTCGAGAAAGGGAATATTTTGGAGGAGAGAATGTATCCCAGTTTCCCGAGTGCATCACAGGGGTTGACGGGATGGAGAAGAAAGAAGTAAAATGTAAAGTGAGTGACTCCATTGTTGACACTACTGTGACAATTAATGGTTATCACATGGATGACGAGGCTGCAGATGTGCATGatataatttatgaaaatgCTGAAATAAATGCCAGCGAAACGTGCATGATGACAATAGAGATGCAGGAGGCACCGAGTGGAGGGATTTTACAGAAAAATGAGACTATGGAGCCTGGCAAAGAAATTTTAGATTGTGAAGATGAGTTATTAAAAGTTAATGATGCTGGTGCAATTGCTTTGTCTGAGGTTGCCTCGACTGATTTTGGAGGCCTTGATAAGAGGCCTGATGGGGCCACAGTAAAGGCTGTTGAGCTTGAAAATCTCGAAGAGAAGTGTGGGTCGGAGTTGGACATAAGTGATCATATAGCCTTTGGCATAGACGTCAAAGCTGCTGAAGCAAATGAAAAAGTTGAAAACATGGATGGAAATTTGAAAGGCAAGGATTTCAATAGTGAGGCTGAGCAGGAATCTGACAACATTGTCTTCTCATCCCATG AGACTGCATCCTTAAATATTCAGGTTGAATCTGCCATTGTCACTAACTGGGAGGTGAATTTGATTCAAGGGAATGGAGAACAAAATCGAGAAATAATATCTGATGAGGATCTCTTGGACAATAATTCCATGATCAAGGATTCCGGGCATGTAATGCATGCAGAAGAAGCTCAAGTTGAAAAATCTGAAGAAGTTACGGAAGACAGTTTGGTTAATGAGGATTCTGGCCATACTGTGCTTATAAAAGATGTTACTAATATTCAAAAACTTGCACAATTTGCTGAAATGCATTTTAGTGAGGCTCTCCCTTCTGTCAGAAAAGAGCCCACAGTTGACCTTGGTCTTGATCAAGCATCTTTCATCAACCAAGAGATTATTGATATCCAGAACTGTGAGGATGAGAAGGTCGAGAATTTTTCGATTTCTGCACAGGAGGAGGTTTGGGCAGAAGAAGCTACTGTTAGTGGTAAAGGAGATGATTTAGTTAAGTGCAATGCAAATCGTGCTCCTGAGAATAATATCTCCTACTCTGGCTCTGAAGGAGATACAGAAAATAGAGCATGTGCAGAAGACGAAGAAGTTTGCACACCAACCACTGGGAAGATTGACATACCCAAAGAGGTGGCAGTTGGAGAGACTGTTCTATCAGATTGTCCAGATAAAAAATCACATGAAATGGCAAGGAGCGAGCTACAAACGATAATATCAAATTGCAGCAACTGGGAAGACTACCAACCTGCAGAAAATTTGTTATTTGCTGATACATGTTTTGGTAAACCTGAATTTGCTTCGGGCAGTTCTTTCACACAGCAGAATGCAATTGCAGAAGCATCTTCTG AAGAGTTCAAAGAACAAGTCAAGGAGAAAGATGACACCATAATAGGAGAATATGGCACAGCTCAGAGGTCTGGTAGAGATCTAAATGATCCTATAGATGGTTCAAGTCTAGGAAACAGATCAAGCTGCCCTCAGGAGGTTGCTAAAGATCAACTTAATGTGCCTCATGATTCAGTAAATGAATCAGACTTCATGAATGATGTTGATTATGCAACTCTCAACAAACGTTCCTGCGAAAATGAAAGTAAGATCCATTCCTCAGAGGCTGGGGAAGCTCGTCACTTGCACAAGCTTGATGATGAGGTTCCCAGTGTTGTTGAACCTAAAACAACAGTCGACTTTGAAAACCTTGTCGCTCTTCCTGCATTCAAAAGTGAGCTACTAATTAATTGCTCAACTATTTCTGCTGTTTGTTCTTCTCCTTATCATG AAAGTGAAGCCTTGGTAATGACAAGTGAGGTTGCTGAAGAGTCAAAGGTGCAGGATAATATGCCTGCCAAGACTGATGATACCCAAGGTTCCATTGTTTGTAAGTTTCAAGAGAATGAATCTGTGAATGTTGAGCATTTTAACGTTTTCTCACAAAATGAGATCTTCGTGCAAGATGCTAAGGCAACCGCTTTTTGTGATGCTGCTACAATGGAGCAAACATTAAAGTCTGATCCATGCAACTTAAAACCAGATAATATTGGCAATCTCAATGTTGAAGATGTGGGAGAGGCAAAAGAGTCGACCAAGGATATGCCAAAAATGGGTGAAGCACTAGACAAATCTCCTGGATTCACCACTTCTGGGGTTGGTCAAG ACATTACTGCTGTAGATGGCCATGGCCTTCAAAGGAAATTGCAAGTACCGTTAAAGCCAAGTTCGCATCCTGAAAAAGAAGATGAACTTAACGTGTATGGCGTTCGATTAATGATGACAAGGAAGAGTAACATAATTAGTTTGATTCAAGGGACACCACAAAAAGCTCTGGACGCCAATGTTATGAAAGAGAATGCCCCAAGCACCAAGAGGCAGCGAGTTGGTGAAGTGACAGCCCCAAAAACGTTGCCAAAGAGACGTCCTCTAGAGGATCTGAAGAAGCAATAG